In Kryptolebias marmoratus isolate JLee-2015 linkage group LG4, ASM164957v2, whole genome shotgun sequence, the following proteins share a genomic window:
- the LOC108229293 gene encoding pyruvate dehydrogenase [acetyl-transferring]-phosphatase 1, mitochondrial yields the protein MRRPQLVLREIMLGKTRNLRGLYRLEFRQYNPLSSPSPQYELRRLYYPAGGSSRKNQAGQEVNQLSPDQINRILKANEYSHTLPRGPASHGVLNFHSNTLPSNQPSEDRRSSATCLLGRGGTLFGVFDGHAGPVCAQAISQRLFYYITVAMLPLRMLQELEHAVEEDRAVPPLLEWHKHPQDHSCPYGGGMSFHSLRNYWQERLEEEEEEQEDNVKVTTALIDAFRRLDYDLSVEAQVYLSLSSPRRVSLPGEGFSLSSPLRVALSGSTACVVYVSNGVLHVANLGDSRAVLGFQEPDGHWSAFSLTNDHNAQNPDEVQRILGEHPPSERRTVVRHDRLLGLLLPFRAFGDVRFKWSTETLNRLYETRPDVLSAVSESVRTLPPYYLTPPYLSARPEVTRHLIRPADKFLVLATDGLWELMHRQTVVQLVGEHLTGLQQQRHISPSVDMTLGSLHCLLLERRGRVLSVLEDQNTATHLLRHALGDDGYGAVAPNRLAKILSLPPELARRYRDDITITVIHLNEL from the exons ATGAGGAGACCTCAG CTGGTTCTGCGAGAAATCATGCTGGGAAAAACAAGGAACCTCAGAGGACTCTATCGGTTGGAGTTCCGGCAGTATAACCCGCTGTCCTCCCCTTCACCTCAATATGAGCTCCGCAGACTCTATTACCCAGCAggcggcagcagcagaaagaaccAGGCGGGGCAGGAGGTGAATCAGCTGAGTCCAGATCAGATCAATCGAATCTTAAAG GCCAACGAATACAGCCACACCCTCCCCAGAGGCCCCGCCTCCCACGGAGTCCTGAATTTTCATAGCAACACGCTACCATCCAACCAGCCAAGTGAGGACCGTCGGAGCAGCGCCACCTGCCTGTTGGGTCGAGGTGGAACTCTGTTCGGTGTGTTTGATGGTCATGCAGGCCCGGTGTGTGCACAGGCCATCAGCCAGAGGCTCTTCTATTACATCACTGTGGCGATGCTGCCACTCAGGAtgctgcaggagctggagcATGCTGTGGAAGAAGACCGAGCTGTGCCGCCGCTGCTGGAGTGGCACAAACACCCCCAAGACCACAGCTGCCCCTACGGAGGAGGAATGTCCTTCCACAGCCTCCGGAACTACTGGCAGGAgaggctggaggaggaagaggaggagcaggag GACAATGTCAAAGTGACAACAGCGCTGATAGACGCATTCCGTCGTCTGGACTACGACCTGTCTGTGGAGGCCCAGGTCTACCTGTCCCTGTCCTCACCCAG ACGAGTGTCTCTTCCTGGGGAGGGTTTTTCTCTGTCCTCCCCCCTCCGGGTAGCTCTGTCTGGCTCCACTGCTTGTGTTGTCTATGTATCCAATGGTGTCCTGCATGTAGCCAATCTGGGAGACAGTCGAGCAGTTCTGGGATTCCAGGAGCCAGATGGCCACTGGTCAGCCTTCAGTCTCACCAATGACCACAATGCCCAGAACCCTGATGAGGTGCAAAGGATTCTGGGAGAGCACCCTCCTTCAGAGCGAAGGACGGTGGTCCGCCATGACCGCCTTCTGGGTCTGCTGTTGCCCTTCAGGGCATTCGGAGACGTCCGCTTCAAGTGGAGCACAGAGACGCTGAACCGACTCTACGAAACCCGACCCGATGTTCTATCTGCAGTCAGTGAGTCGGTCCGAACACTGCCACCATACTACCTGACCCCGCCCTACCTCAGCGCTCGGCCCGAAGTCACCCGACACCTTATCAGACCTGCTGACAAGTTCCTGGTGCTGGCAACTGACGGACTGTGGGAGCTGATGCACAGACAGACGGTGGTTCAGCTGGTTGGAGAACATCTGACAG GTCTTCAGCAGCAAAGACACATCAGTCCCAGCGTAGACATGACATTGGGCAGCCTGCACTGCCTCCTGCTGGAAAGGAGAGGCCGGGTTCTGTCAGTGCTGGAGGACCAGAACACTGCTACCCACCTACTGCGCCATGCACTGGGTGATGATGGCTACGGAGCCGTGGCTCCAAACCGCCTGGCAAAGATCCTGAGTCTGCCGCCTGAACTGGCCCGCCGGTACCGTGATGACATCACTATCACTGTCATTCACCTAAATGAGCTCTGA